In the genome of Kitasatospora cineracea, one region contains:
- a CDS encoding tetratricopeptide repeat protein: MKRLPIPDDVTGFEIDADVKQDLKSLPKTLADDVARNLVMVARLLDSEPEEAYNYSRVALRLASRVASVREAAGFASYMTQRYSEALTEFRAAKRMTGRVDLWPVMADCERGLGRPERALAMAGEPEVKQLDKAGQVEMRLVAAGARADLEQFDAAVVTLQSPELASSAIHPWTARLRYAYADALIAAGRADEAREWFVKAVEADTDGSTNAAERLAEIDGIEFTDALDEDAEVEDEGAEAVEPVRRQIDKDDVGDDRMIFEDEEDVEEFYDEDDLEIDEDYDEDSFEEQPGQPKKQG, translated from the coding sequence GTGAAGCGGCTGCCGATTCCGGACGACGTGACCGGGTTCGAGATCGACGCGGACGTCAAGCAGGACCTGAAGAGCCTGCCGAAGACGCTGGCGGACGACGTGGCGCGCAACCTGGTGATGGTGGCGCGGCTGCTCGACAGCGAGCCGGAGGAGGCCTACAACTACTCGCGGGTCGCGCTGCGGCTGGCGTCGCGGGTGGCGAGCGTGCGGGAGGCGGCGGGGTTCGCCTCGTACATGACGCAGCGGTACTCGGAGGCGCTGACCGAGTTCCGGGCGGCGAAGCGGATGACCGGTCGGGTGGACCTGTGGCCGGTGATGGCGGACTGCGAGCGCGGTCTGGGCCGGCCGGAGCGGGCGCTGGCGATGGCCGGTGAGCCCGAGGTGAAGCAGCTGGACAAGGCGGGTCAGGTCGAGATGCGGCTGGTCGCGGCGGGTGCCCGGGCGGACCTGGAGCAGTTCGACGCGGCCGTGGTGACGCTGCAGAGCCCGGAGCTGGCGTCCTCGGCGATCCACCCGTGGACGGCGCGGCTGCGCTACGCGTACGCGGACGCGCTGATCGCGGCGGGTCGGGCGGACGAGGCCCGGGAGTGGTTCGTGAAGGCCGTGGAGGCGGACACGGACGGGTCGACCAACGCGGCCGAGCGGCTCGCGGAGATCGACGGCATCGAGTTCACCGACGCGCTGGACGAGGACGCCGAGGTCGAGGACGAGGGCGCGGAGGCCGTGGAGCCGGTGCGCCGTCAGATCGACAAGGACGACGTCGGCGACGACCGGATGATCTTCGAGGACGAGGAGGACGTCGAGGAGTTCTACGACGAGGACGACCTCGAGATCGACGAGGACTACGACGAGGACTCGTTCGAGGAGCAGCCGGGGCAGCCGAAGAAGCAGGGCTGA
- a CDS encoding HAD-IIA family hydrolase: MTENAAVVRSVPGASAQALTEAYDTALLDLDGVVYAGPHAIVHAVESLERARAAGMRLAYVTNNASRPPRVVAEHLTELGVPADPADVINSAQAAARLVAEKVPAGSRVLVVGGAGLVEALEERGLVPVRSLEDGPAAVVQGYDPSVGWADLAEASYAVGRGLPWVASNTDLSIPTARGIAPGNGTLVAAVRAATGVEPEVAGKPLPPMHRETVLRTGAKRPLVVGDRLDTDIEGAFNGGVDSLLVFTGIATPEQVLAAPVRHRPTYLAEDLRGLLEAQPEVAALGGGRFGCGGWTAGAEGGVLVLDGAGGRIDALRALCAAAWTWADGHGAAPESAKALAGLPAAG, translated from the coding sequence ATGACGGAGAACGCCGCGGTGGTGCGGAGCGTGCCGGGGGCCAGTGCCCAGGCGCTGACGGAGGCGTACGACACGGCGCTGCTGGACCTGGACGGGGTGGTGTACGCCGGGCCGCACGCGATCGTGCACGCGGTGGAGTCGCTGGAGCGGGCCCGGGCGGCCGGGATGCGGTTGGCGTACGTCACCAACAACGCGTCGCGGCCGCCGCGGGTGGTGGCGGAGCACCTGACGGAGCTGGGCGTGCCGGCCGATCCGGCGGACGTGATCAACTCGGCGCAGGCGGCGGCGCGGCTGGTGGCGGAGAAGGTGCCGGCCGGGTCGCGGGTGCTGGTGGTCGGCGGGGCGGGGCTGGTGGAGGCGTTGGAGGAGCGCGGGCTGGTGCCGGTGCGTTCGCTGGAGGACGGTCCGGCGGCGGTGGTGCAGGGCTACGACCCGTCGGTGGGCTGGGCGGACCTGGCGGAGGCCTCGTACGCGGTGGGCCGGGGGCTGCCGTGGGTGGCGTCGAACACGGACCTGTCGATCCCGACGGCGCGGGGCATCGCGCCGGGCAACGGGACGCTGGTGGCGGCGGTGCGGGCGGCGACCGGCGTGGAGCCGGAGGTGGCGGGCAAGCCGCTGCCGCCGATGCACCGGGAGACGGTGCTGCGGACGGGCGCGAAGCGCCCGCTGGTGGTCGGGGACCGGCTGGACACCGACATCGAGGGCGCGTTCAACGGCGGGGTGGACTCGCTGCTGGTGTTCACCGGCATCGCCACGCCGGAGCAGGTGCTGGCCGCGCCGGTGCGGCACCGTCCGACGTACCTGGCGGAGGACCTGCGGGGCCTGCTGGAGGCGCAGCCGGAGGTGGCGGCGCTGGGCGGCGGCCGGTTCGGCTGCGGGGGCTGGACGGCGGGCGCGGAGGGCGGCGTGCTGGTGCTGGACGGCGCGGGCGGGCGGATCGACGCGCTGCGGGCGCTGTGCGCGGCGGCGTGGACGTGGGCGGACGGGCACGGGGCGGCGCCGGAGTCGGCGAAGGCCTTGGCGGGGCTGCCCGCGGCGGGTTGA
- a CDS encoding tetratricopeptide repeat protein — translation MTHREHEGDGGAAVPEGSGGGAGVPGGGVYDWFRRGVRLLEEKHPAAAVQLLARAAEAEPGSGSIREALARAQFDAGQYARALESFRAVAEADPSDDYAQFGWGVSAARLGDFETSAEHLALAVAMQPGNRHYQSALRQTRATLAARAGAYGPLLPGAPGYLAPPEDPAAP, via the coding sequence ATGACTCACCGGGAGCACGAGGGCGACGGCGGGGCGGCGGTTCCGGAGGGGAGCGGCGGCGGGGCCGGGGTGCCGGGCGGCGGGGTGTACGACTGGTTCCGGCGCGGGGTGCGGCTGTTGGAGGAGAAGCACCCGGCGGCGGCGGTGCAGTTGCTGGCGCGGGCGGCGGAGGCGGAGCCGGGGTCGGGGTCGATCCGGGAGGCGCTGGCGCGGGCGCAGTTCGACGCGGGGCAGTACGCGCGGGCGCTGGAGAGTTTCCGGGCGGTGGCGGAGGCCGATCCGTCGGACGACTACGCGCAGTTCGGGTGGGGGGTGTCGGCGGCCCGGCTGGGCGATTTCGAGACGTCGGCGGAGCACCTGGCGCTGGCGGTGGCGATGCAGCCGGGCAACCGGCACTACCAGTCGGCGCTGCGGCAGACCAGGGCGACGCTGGCGGCCCGGGCGGGGGCGTACGGGCCGCTGCTGCCGGGGGCGCCCGGGTACCTGGCGCCGCCGGAGGATCCGGCCGCGCCATAG
- a CDS encoding DUF1015 family protein has protein sequence MSAPRAETGNEPSGGPGDPGHVATAGLSLSPFRGLRYDPHRVGDLAAVTSPPYDVVDPGRRLDLETADPHNIVRLILPRPEPDDAGHRPDRDTRYRHAARLLRDWRQQGVLAADPRPALYVYEQRTPAGTLQRGLIGALAVSGPEAGIVLPHEDVMPKPVADRVGLMRTTRANLEPLLLTYRGHGRAADVIERTATTDPLLATTTSDGTHHRLWAVTDPADLAAVTRDLAGCRALIADGHHRWEMYLRLQREHRHLPRSPWDRGLVLLVDTDRYPLRVRAIHRVLQRLPLDAALAALDPAAWQTTDLPGTLPDALHALAEAQHTPGNSFVLTDGTGRFHLLTGPDEATLADTVRTDRPEEWRRLDATVLHAVLLDRTWHVPDSPEHIGYLHSAEAAVREAARTGGTAVLLHPVEERVVRHLAEQGVTMPRKSTSFGPKPATGLVLRSLELG, from the coding sequence ATGAGCGCCCCTCGTGCCGAAACCGGCAACGAGCCCTCGGGCGGCCCCGGAGACCCCGGGCACGTCGCCACCGCAGGGCTGTCCCTGTCCCCGTTCCGCGGCCTGCGCTACGACCCGCACCGGGTCGGCGACCTGGCCGCGGTCACCTCCCCGCCGTACGACGTGGTCGACCCCGGACGGCGCCTGGACCTGGAGACCGCGGACCCGCACAACATCGTCCGCCTGATCCTCCCCCGCCCCGAACCCGACGACGCCGGCCACCGCCCCGACCGCGACACCCGCTACCGGCACGCCGCCCGCCTGCTCCGCGACTGGCGCCAACAGGGCGTCCTGGCCGCCGACCCGCGCCCCGCCCTGTACGTCTACGAGCAGCGCACCCCCGCCGGCACCCTCCAGCGCGGCCTGATCGGCGCCCTCGCCGTCAGCGGCCCCGAAGCCGGCATCGTCCTCCCGCACGAGGACGTCATGCCCAAACCCGTCGCCGACCGGGTCGGCCTGATGCGCACCACCCGCGCCAACCTCGAACCCCTGCTGCTCACCTACCGCGGCCACGGCCGCGCCGCCGACGTCATCGAACGCACCGCCACCACCGACCCGCTGCTCGCCACCACCACCAGCGACGGCACCCACCACCGCCTGTGGGCCGTCACCGACCCCGCCGACCTGGCCGCCGTCACCCGCGACCTGGCCGGCTGCCGCGCCCTGATCGCCGACGGCCACCACCGCTGGGAGATGTACCTGCGCCTGCAGCGCGAACACCGCCACCTGCCGCGCAGCCCCTGGGACCGCGGCCTGGTCCTGCTCGTCGACACCGACCGCTACCCGCTGCGGGTCCGCGCCATCCACCGCGTCCTGCAACGCCTCCCGCTGGACGCCGCGCTCGCCGCCCTCGACCCCGCCGCCTGGCAGACCACCGACCTCCCCGGCACCCTCCCCGACGCCCTGCACGCCCTCGCCGAGGCCCAGCACACCCCCGGCAACTCCTTCGTCCTCACCGACGGCACCGGCCGCTTCCACCTCCTCACCGGCCCCGACGAGGCCACCCTCGCCGACACCGTCCGCACCGACCGCCCCGAGGAGTGGCGCCGCCTGGACGCCACCGTCCTGCACGCCGTCCTGCTCGACCGCACCTGGCACGTCCCCGACAGCCCCGAGCACATCGGCTACCTGCACTCCGCCGAGGCCGCCGTCCGCGAGGCCGCCCGCACCGGCGGCACCGCCGTCCTGCTCCACCCCGTCGAGGAACGCGTGGTGCGCCACCTCGCCGAACAGGGCGTCACCATGCCCCGCAAGTCCACCTCCTTCGGCCCCAAACCGGCCACCGGACTGGTCCTGCGCTCCCTCGAACTCGGCTGA